GCTCCTTGGCTCTCTTCCATTTGGGATGAAAACGATACATAAAGGCTTCCATCAATTTGACACCTTTGCTATCCACATACTTCACCACATCCTCAGCTTGTTTAGAGTCCAAAGTCAAAGGTTTTTCACATAGGACATGTTTTCCTGCATCTGCACACTTTTTTATCCATTCTGCATGCATATGATTTGGTAAGGGGATATATACGCCTTCTACCTTATCATCAGCCAGTAGTTCTTCATAAGAACCATAAAAAACAGGGAAACCCCACTTTTCTGCTGCAGCCTTTGCTTTTTGCACATTCCTTGAAGCAATAGCATACACTTGAACCTTGTCTGATTTTAAGATAGGATTCAATACCCTTAAAATAAAATGATCTGCCACACCCAACACACCGATTCTAAATGGTTCCATCTTTCAACCTCTCCTTTCTTTTAGCGTAGATTGATATGGTATTCTTATACATTACTCTCATTATTAATATACCAAATATTTCCGATCATGTCATGTGTATCATACTAAAGTTTGATAAATTTAAAAAGGAGCTTTTAAAGCTCCTTTATTTTCGATACCTGTTCCACATCTTTATCTCCCCTACCAGAAAGATTAACGATGATTATATTATCTTTTTCAAGTTTGGGCGCAAGTTTCATCGCATATGCTACAGCATGTGAACTTTCAAGGGCAGGTATTATACCTTCAACCTTTGAAAGAGCATAAAAAGCATCCAAGGCTTCCTTATCTGTGATATATACATATTCAGCTCTTCCGCTTTCCTTATAAAAACTATGCTCTGGCCCCACCCCGGGATAATCAAGTCCTGCTGCTATAGAATAGGCTGGCAAAGGTTCTCCATCATCACCCTGCATAGTAATACACTTAAACCCATGAATAATACCAGGCTTCCCTGTAGTCAAACTTGCAGCATGTTGGCCTGTATTTATACCCTTGCCTGCCGGTTCTACTCCCACAATGTTGACTTCTTTATCGTTGTAAAAAGGATGGAACAATCCTATTGCATTGCTTCCTCCTCCTACACAAGCAATGAGATAATCCGGCAGTTTACCTTCCTGTTCTAAAACTTGTTGTCTTGCTTCTTTTCCTATAATAGATTGAAACTCCCTCACCATAAGCGGATACGGATCTGGTCCAACTGCTGACCCTAGCATATAATAAGTATCTTTATAATTTTCCACTAAATCTTTAAGTGCAACATCCACTGCATCCTTCAGCTTTCTCGTCCCAGACATTACAGAAACTACTTTGGCACCCAATAACTCCATCCTAAAAACGTTCAGCTCTTGCCGTATAGTGTCTTCATAGCCCATATATACGATACATTCCATATCAAATAGGGCACATGCAGTAGCTGTAGCAACACCATGCTGTCCTGCTCCTGTTTCAGCTATAATCCTCTTTTTGCCCAAACGCTTTGCCAATAACACCTGACCTATTGTGTTGTTGATCTTATGGGCACCGGTATGGTTTAAATCTTCTCTTTTTAAATAGATTTTTGCTCCACCCAGCTGCTTGCTCATCTTTTCTGCATAATAAAGGGGGTTAGGCCTTCCTATATAATTTCTTCTGTAATACTCCAGCTCTTCAATAAACTCAGGGTCATCCTTATACTTGTAAAAGGCCTCTTTAACTTCCTCCAGTACTGAAGCTAACTCCTCAGGAACAAATCTTCCTCCAAACTCACCAAAAAAACCTCTCTCATCTGGTAACATCATAACTAATCTCATCTCCTCTAATCTTATTAAATTGTTTCCATTTTAACACAATCATTATACACTAGTCAATCACTATTTTCCTATTATACTTGCAAAGATGGATATATAAGGGGTTTAGATTAATAATGTATAATGAGCTACATTAGTCGCATCTCCGGGTATTATATGTTCCCTTTACAAAGTTTAGTTTTAGCCTTTGTAAAGGGAGTTATATGCAAAGCAAATGAACTGCTCATAAATATTTAGAATGGTTATCTAAATAATATCTGCAATATTGACTCAAAGGGCATTTATCGCACTTGGGGTTTCTGGCAGTACATATCTGCCTTCCGTGATATATCAACCAATGGTGTGCTTTGGACCATTTGGATTTAGGGATATTCTCCATGAGCTGTTTTTCTGTTTGACCTACATTTTTTGAATCCGCCAAGCCCAGTCTATTAGACACCCTAAAAACATGTGTATCCACTGCTATAGCATCTTTCCCAAATGCATTGCTTATGACAACATTAGCTGTCTTCCTTCCTACTCCAGGTAGCCTCATCAACTCTTCTCTGGTTTCAGGTACCTTCCCATCAAATTGGGATATGATCATTTTAGAGGCATTGATGATATTTTTACTCTTGTTTTTATAAAGTCCACACCCTTTTATATGCTGTTCCAGCTCTTGCTGCTCCATATCGGCAAACTCTTCAGGAGTATTATATCTCTTAAAAAGTTTCTCTGTGATCTTGTTAACCTGCTTATCGGTTGTCTGGGCTGATAACATGGTTGCTATCAGCAATTCAAAAGGGGTAGTAAACCGCAATGCCGGTTTCGCATCAGGGTAATGCTCCTCTAATATTTCAAGTATCTTGTTCATTTTTTCTCTTCTCCATTATCATTTTCTATAAATAAAAAACTCCTAATGTATCTATGAAAATTAAAATCAAAAAACATTATTATAATGCCACATAGAATATAAAAATCAGCTAAATTAGCTATGCCTATAGGAGTAACTATATAATCTACCACAAATCCGAATGTAATCCTATCAAAAGTATTGCTGACTGCACCTGCGCACCAAATAAAAAATGCTGTTCCAAAAACTTTATTTTGTCCTGCGTTATTTTGATAATAGAAATACAATATCGTCATAAACATTATAATAAATATGCTGTATGCAATCACTATTTTATTTGTATAAGTTTTATCCCCACATAATCCAAAAATCATACCAAAATTCTTCATATATAATAACACTGGTTTGTCAAAGAGCATCACTGCCTGTCCAATGCTGCAATTTAAATGAAAATATAGCTTTATTAGTTGGTCTAAAAATAATAAAAGCAAAAAAATAAACATAAAATTACCTATCCTATCTTTCTAATAAATAATTTATATAGCCGTAATAAAATTAGCTAGTCTATCTATATATTATGGTGTTTTTTATATCTTTCTTATACTAACTAATTTAAACGAGATAGGTAGGTATTTAAAATAATTATTAAAAGCTATCCTTTAAGCCTATCAATTCCATTTAACAATTCTTCTCTCACCATTTCATCTGTCTCATACTCCAGCATGTTTTTTAACTTACTCTCATATGTTTTATCACCCAGTTTTGCAATAGCCCACACAGCATAGCCTCTTATATCAGGCCTCTGGTCATCAAGATACTTCTCTAATATAGGTAATACAGACCTATCACCGCTATTCCCCATAGCTATGATACTATTCCTTTGTAATATTTTTTTGCCTCTCCAGGCTAAAGTCATATCACCATATAGTCTCTCATACTCTCTGTTAGTCAATTCTGATATGGCCTTTGGATCAATCTTTGCTCCATAGTCATCATCAATAAAATATTCACCATCTACCGGTTTGGCTGTCTTGTTATGGGGGCATACAATCTGGCATGCATCACAACCATATAAGTTATTCCCCATAAGCTCCCTATATTTAGGGGATATATAGCCTTTTTTTTGGGTAAGATATGACACACATTTGTTTGTATCCACAATATATCCTTGCTTTATCGCCCCTGTAGGACATGCTTCTATACATTTATCACATCCTATACATTGGTCTTCGATAGATACATCCGGTTGAAATTTTATATCAACGATAATCTCACCCAACACAATCCAGGAACCATACTGCTGATTGATAATACAGCAGTTTTTACCGTAAAAACCAATACCGCTTTTATAAGCTATCCATCTTTCAACTACGGGCACTGTATCTACCATACAAAGATGCCTAAAATTTTGATATTTTTTCATTCCCGATATCAGCTGATGCATTCTTTGTTTCAATACTTTATGATAGTCCTCACCCCTTGAAAATCTAGATATATAACATGTACTACTTTCATCATTCTTGAAAGGTACATTATAACTCATAGCAACAGATATTATTGTTTTAGCATCAGACATCATTTGTTTTATGTCTGTTCTTTCTTTCAAATATTTGCTTTCAAACTCACAATCAAATCCCAGCTTTTGTCTTTTTCTTAAGTAATCCTCTAGATCCTCAAGGCAATCAATAGACGCAAAGCCCACAGCATCTATATCTGATTTTTGAGCAAGCCGCCGTATAATATCCTTTGAAAGCATAGCTATATAATTATGCCTCCAAGGAATTCTTGGTTGCTCTTAAGACTAAAATTGCAATTATCCCCCCTATGATACCTGTCACCAACTGGGGCCAGCTAAATGAGTACTGCATTAAAGCCGGAAGATTTGGAACTCCCATAATCCACTTGAATAGCTGCCTTACAGCAACCAACAAAAATATAAATTTTATCAAAGAACCCAATGCAACCCCTAGATATGAATTTTTGTTATAAAACAGATAAAAGATGAACATTATGATTGCATTTCCAATTGCAACTACAGGTATCATCCACACTAAATTTAGATGCCCTTGAAAATACGCGATAACGGGTGTTAAAATACTGACTGCCAGCCCTCCCCATACGCCTGCAGCTACGCCTGCTATCATTAAAACAGCATTGACCAATGAGCCCACAATAAATATATTTACCGTAGGAACAGGTATTAGGCTTCTAAATAAAGTCTGAAATAATACCGCCAATGCCAATAACATAGCCGTCCTAGTGATCTTTAAAACATTGTTTCTATTTGTATCCATATTGTCATCACCTTTCCTATTTTTTACTCAAAGCACTTTTTACTTTTACTTCAGGTAAATTCCCCAGCTTTCCAGTCAAAGCACCGATATCATCTGTGGTACCATCCACTATCAATGCTATTACCGATAGTTTCTTCTGTCTGTATGGTATACCCATTCTCCCTATTATGATATCTGAATACTCGCTTAAATATTGATTTATCTTCGTTGCAGTCAACTCGGGATTGTTAACCACTATGCTTATTACACCTATCCTATTATCCATAGGTAAAACACCTCCTCAATTAAAAAACTTCCCCTAATCTGAATTCAGGGAAAGCATATTATATACACCCACATGTTCAGGTCCCCCCTTACATTCAGGATAAAGATGATAAATCGCCTTCAGACCGGATATTTGATATTCCCATCTGTCAGCATATATCTTTTATGTTTATAATAAATCAATACCCTCTAATTTGCAATGATAAACCAATTTAAAATTTTTTATTGTTATCCATAAGTGACTTTTGCAGTGAATATTTACTCTATCAATTGGAAAAAATAATCGTGTCACAACATAATCAATAAAAAGGAGGATATCTATGGCACAAATCAACCAACAAGAACTTCAAAATGTAAGACATCTTATTGGTTCGCATGAAACTGCAATACAAAAATTAAGGACTTATGCACAACAGTGCAGCGATTCACAGATAAAGCAGATGTTCGAACAATCTGCCAAATCTGCTGAAAATACTAAAAATAAACTAATGACTTTTTTGTCATAAGGAGTGATATTTTAAAAATGAAAGAAAAAGATATGGTAAACGATGTTTTGTCCATGATCAATAGCAGCCTCACCACTTATGCAAATGCTATTTCGGAATGTTCCAACTCACAGTTGAGACAAACATTCCAGCAGATAAGAAA
This window of the Clostridia bacterium genome carries:
- the queG gene encoding tRNA epoxyqueuosine(34) reductase QueG, which gives rise to MLSKDIIRRLAQKSDIDAVGFASIDCLEDLEDYLRKRQKLGFDCEFESKYLKERTDIKQMMSDAKTIISVAMSYNVPFKNDESSTCYISRFSRGEDYHKVLKQRMHQLISGMKKYQNFRHLCMVDTVPVVERWIAYKSGIGFYGKNCCIINQQYGSWIVLGEIIVDIKFQPDVSIEDQCIGCDKCIEACPTGAIKQGYIVDTNKCVSYLTQKKGYISPKYRELMGNNLYGCDACQIVCPHNKTAKPVDGEYFIDDDYGAKIDPKAISELTNREYERLYGDMTLAWRGKKILQRNSIIAMGNSGDRSVLPILEKYLDDQRPDIRGYAVWAIAKLGDKTYESKLKNMLEYETDEMVREELLNGIDRLKG
- the nth gene encoding endonuclease III, whose translation is MNKILEILEEHYPDAKPALRFTTPFELLIATMLSAQTTDKQVNKITEKLFKRYNTPEEFADMEQQELEQHIKGCGLYKNKSKNIINASKMIISQFDGKVPETREELMRLPGVGRKTANVVISNAFGKDAIAVDTHVFRVSNRLGLADSKNVGQTEKQLMENIPKSKWSKAHHWLIYHGRQICTARNPKCDKCPLSQYCRYYLDNHSKYL
- a CDS encoding ECF transporter S component, producing the protein MDTNRNNVLKITRTAMLLALAVLFQTLFRSLIPVPTVNIFIVGSLVNAVLMIAGVAAGVWGGLAVSILTPVIAYFQGHLNLVWMIPVVAIGNAIIMFIFYLFYNKNSYLGVALGSLIKFIFLLVAVRQLFKWIMGVPNLPALMQYSFSWPQLVTGIIGGIIAILVLRATKNSLEA
- the trpB gene encoding tryptophan synthase subunit beta, whose product is MMLPDERGFFGEFGGRFVPEELASVLEEVKEAFYKYKDDPEFIEELEYYRRNYIGRPNPLYYAEKMSKQLGGAKIYLKREDLNHTGAHKINNTIGQVLLAKRLGKKRIIAETGAGQHGVATATACALFDMECIVYMGYEDTIRQELNVFRMELLGAKVVSVMSGTRKLKDAVDVALKDLVENYKDTYYMLGSAVGPDPYPLMVREFQSIIGKEARQQVLEQEGKLPDYLIACVGGGSNAIGLFHPFYNDKEVNIVGVEPAGKGINTGQHAASLTTGKPGIIHGFKCITMQGDDGEPLPAYSIAAGLDYPGVGPEHSFYKESGRAEYVYITDKEALDAFYALSKVEGIIPALESSHAVAYAMKLAPKLEKDNIIIVNLSGRGDKDVEQVSKIKEL
- a CDS encoding spore coat protein, producing the protein MKEKDMVNDVLSMINSSLTTYANAISECSNSQLRQTFQQIRNSDEQFQWQLSQVATQKGYYQPAEQANIQDIQKVKSAFSQM
- a CDS encoding signal peptidase II, whose product is MFIFLLLLFLDQLIKLYFHLNCSIGQAVMLFDKPVLLYMKNFGMIFGLCGDKTYTNKIVIAYSIFIIMFMTILYFYYQNNAGQNKVFGTAFFIWCAGAVSNTFDRITFGFVVDYIVTPIGIANLADFYILCGIIIMFFDFNFHRYIRSFLFIENDNGEEKK
- a CDS encoding iron-only hydrogenase system regulator — encoded protein: MDNRIGVISIVVNNPELTATKINQYLSEYSDIIIGRMGIPYRQKKLSVIALIVDGTTDDIGALTGKLGNLPEVKVKSALSKK